The stretch of DNA gtgatgtggtaatggcagactctgttaatgcctttaagaggggcctggatgagttcttgaacaagcagaatatccaaggctattgtgatactaatatctacagttagtactagtggttgtatatatagtttatgtatgtgagtgtatagattggtaggtgtgggttaggtgtgctgggtttacttggatgggttgaacttgatggacactggtcttttttcaaccctatgtaactatgtaactactatgatCAAATTAACCATGTTGTGCATAGTTCAATATGTAACTCTTTCAACTTCAGTGCATATGTATAATCATACTTCATATTCAAATActtgcacacacatacacacacatatagccCTGGATAGTATACCTTAATTCTTGTCTTGCTACCAACCATTGCCTACACCACTATCTATATGGCGTTTTTATAACCCACTATACTACTGCTAGTACAGTGTAATTTAGTCACCATTAACTGCTAAAATGCCAGCTATGTTGCCAGTCAAGTAGTTATTACAAagggtatttaaaaaataaataattgctctGTTGGACTGTGTGGGAAATGGCAACAACACATTTCATAGATTTCTCAATAAAGGGGATTCAAGAAAACAGTTCCCATACCAGTATGCAGAAACAAAATGGCTTACTTGTTAGGTTACTGAACTTGGCAGTAGAATCACATTATTATCTGGTCTTATCTGCTAGTACTCAAATCTATGGTAAAGCAGGGTGCCACTCTGTGATGTtagcaaaagtaaaaaataacagAGCCCATAGTTAAACAATAAATTCTTACCCCGTAAAGTTTTAAATTGATCCAAAAGTGCATTGTAGAGTAGTATACCAGGACCTATAAAAGGCACTATTAAAAACTATGAAGCAGAATTTAAGTAAGGATGCATTCAACCCAACTGCCACCCAAGCAATGTCTGCAGTAGATCATTTCTCCATTGCAACCcctgattggtttttccgccgtttacaattgctcaatatgaaaaaatcgcgacggcaacgaaaaagttgcgcaaaatacgataaagtcatgacagcgacgaaaaaaacacgcaaaatacaaaaaaatcatgacagcgaagaaaaagtcacaaaattttcgtttccaatccgattttttcccattcgggattcggattcgtggattagtaaatgtgcccctaagatcaCCCTTACATTGTTTAAATGAGACTTACAAAATGGTCACTTCAGATAGCAATAAGTTACATAGCATAGGATAACAGGACAAATATTAATTAGACAGCATAAATTTGCCAACCTCAAGCCATCTAGTTAGGGAAAAATTTTAACTGCACACTGTCAGATTGTCAATGGACCTTACGTTCTCAACCCACCAACTGATAGGATGAGTGATTTAGAAATACAACTGcagtatatattcatatacagatagtcactgaaatgtaaaaatgacaaaACATTGGTGCAGTTTGCCGTCTGTTCTTTATCCACAATGCAACTTGTTCCAGTGTGCGCCACTCACTCCTGGTTCATCAGTATGGATACAAGCTCAAGCACATGATTGATAAAGCATGCATTCTAGTGCATTTTGCAGGGGCATATTTTCATCCATTTTTGTTCACAGTGCTGAGCCTGCCAATTGTAAACGACTCCTTTTGAATTCTATtatattggaaatatgtgttttaataTCTTTGTTTCGtaaagtgtatataaaagggtTGATTAATGGTATCAGGGCAGTGTAGAGAAAGGAAAATGGTTTGGATAAATTGGATGAATACTGAGATGTAGGCCTCATATAAGTAATGATTATAGTGCCATAGAAGAGACTGACCACAGTGAGGTGGGAGGTACAAGTAGAGAAAGCTTTCTTCCTTCCTGTAGCAGAATGGATCTTTAGTATAGTGGAAATGATGTAGGTATAAGAGGCTACTGTAAGTGCGAAGGCAGGAAGTGCCACCAATGAGCACAAAACATATGTCAACAACTGAACAGAAAAAGTGTTTGCACAAGACAGGGTTAATAATATGGAAggatcacagaagaaatggtctATTGCCTGTGATCTACAGAAAGGTAAATGGGATATGAACAAAGTGTGTAACATTGGTTCTGCTAGACTGAACATCCAGCAA from Xenopus tropicalis strain Nigerian chromosome 8, UCB_Xtro_10.0, whole genome shotgun sequence encodes:
- the LOC116406805 gene encoding olfactory receptor 6Y1-like produces the protein MPDVNQSSSSGFILQGFSDYPDIQIPLFCLFLLIYLLTLQGNVLILIVIYQTSLLHIPMYFFLCNLAFIDMFSSSVSQPKLLSMLLGRDNTISFGGCMTQLHSFMSLTCVEFISLTVMAYDRYVAICNPLRYLIVMNKRVCVVLVIACWMFSLAEPMLHTLFISHLPFCRSQAIDHFFCDPSILLTLSCANTFSVQLLTYVLCSLVALPAFALTVASYTYIISTILKIHSATGRKKAFSTCTSHLTVVSLFYGTIIITYMRPTSQYSSNLSKPFSFLYTALIPLINPFIYTLRNKDIKTHISNIIEFKRSRLQLAGSAL